One stretch of Bosea vaviloviae DNA includes these proteins:
- the tssG gene encoding type VI secretion system baseplate subunit TssG, giving the protein MSFLEDLTQEPWRFDFYETLRRLERANPKQPRIGDSSATREDYVALGQDPYMDFPASTLAKAGADATGRMRILVKFLGLLGPQGALPYATTEEVHAWLIAGDDAFPRFLDLFQNRFLQLFFRSWADARPVAQHDSLDHDRFFDFVGSGIGLGSAPYRGLDATPDALKASFSGLLGAQAKSAARLRGFLEGMFDLKVEIDEFVGMKIEFEESDRSSLGGRHARLGVDMLIGAGVFSIEDKIVVRLHTADLDEYRRFLPSGDICQVLNDAIFFVVGHEITWDIELSIPASKIEPMRLSRSGQLGWTSWLSPKRDVDADEIRCDARFQPGQKTAPQSKKPQKTNKTKGPS; this is encoded by the coding sequence GTGAGCTTCCTCGAGGATCTGACCCAGGAGCCCTGGCGCTTCGATTTCTACGAGACGCTGCGGCGGCTGGAGCGCGCCAATCCCAAGCAACCCCGCATCGGCGATTCCAGCGCGACGCGCGAGGACTATGTCGCGCTGGGCCAAGACCCCTATATGGATTTCCCGGCTTCGACCCTGGCCAAGGCCGGGGCGGACGCGACCGGGCGCATGCGCATCCTGGTCAAGTTCCTCGGCCTGCTCGGCCCGCAAGGCGCCCTGCCCTATGCCACGACCGAGGAAGTCCATGCCTGGCTCATCGCTGGCGACGACGCCTTTCCGCGCTTTCTCGACCTGTTCCAGAACCGCTTCCTGCAATTGTTCTTCCGCAGCTGGGCCGACGCCAGGCCCGTCGCCCAGCATGACAGCCTCGACCATGACCGCTTCTTCGATTTCGTCGGCTCCGGCATCGGGCTGGGCAGCGCGCCCTATCGTGGCCTCGACGCCACCCCGGATGCGCTCAAGGCCAGCTTTTCCGGCCTGCTCGGCGCACAGGCGAAATCGGCGGCGCGCCTGCGCGGCTTTCTCGAGGGCATGTTCGATCTCAAGGTCGAGATCGACGAATTCGTCGGCATGAAGATCGAGTTCGAGGAAAGCGACCGCTCCAGCCTTGGCGGCCGCCATGCCCGGCTCGGCGTCGACATGTTGATCGGCGCCGGCGTCTTCAGCATCGAGGACAAGATCGTGGTGCGTCTGCATACCGCCGACCTCGACGAATACCGGCGCTTCCTGCCGAGCGGCGACATCTGCCAGGTCCTGAACGACGCGATCTTCTTCGTCGTCGGCCACGAGATCACCTGGGATATCGAACTCTCCATCCCCGCCAGCAAGATCGAGCCGATGCGCCTGTCGCGCTCGGGACAGCTCGGCTGGACCTCATGGCTCTCGCCGAAACGCGATGTGGATGCCGACGAGATCCGCTGCGATGCGCGCTTCCAACCGGGGCAGAAGACCGCCCCGCAGTCGAAAAAACCGCAGAAAACCAACAAGACGAAGGGGCCGTCATGA
- the tssF gene encoding type VI secretion system baseplate subunit TssF, giving the protein MDREFLDLYNRELDLLYQQAKEFGDEYPGIADRLGGLVRDRIDPMVSGLLEGTAFLAARVQLKLKHEFPEFTSNLLEQLVPNYLAPTPSCILARFQPAFGDTALREGKAIAKGSYIDATYQQRGRRVACRYRLASDVTLWPFEITGAEYFATPAALQGLGIPIDRRALAGLRIGLTHRTTPRRDDEPSDTEAKAKPECWFSGTKLETLPFYLTGAEPDAHVLYEHIMARCIGVFLRYLDPFGDPVAVPLPQDCLRQIGMDEEEALLPHDARIFRGFDLLREYFMFPRKFLGFTLGGLKAARPSLAARNIEIVMVFDEASPRLGSIVDGNAFSLYTSPAVNLFEMGTDRIPMKTNVHEHHVVPDRSRYLEFEPHRIVEVFAHFAGGREKVPVRPLYSSSLESGDESGLFYTIRRLPRRRSIEEKQRGAASDYIGTDMFISLTEKPGTDLVARVVELSIRAFCSNRHLAEQLPVGSSGADFRLPEDQTLDIVCTAGPTPPREPVASYLRSRGETAHTGTVTWRLINMLSLNHLGLLERGGGKDGRALRETLALFADLADAATERRIRGTRSLDSRPVVRRVRHRAGLGAARGTEVTVTLDEKAFEGSGAFLLGAILDRFFAEYAGMNHFTQTVIRTVERGEIARWPPRAGSRRVL; this is encoded by the coding sequence ATGGATCGCGAATTCCTCGATCTCTACAACCGCGAACTGGATCTGCTCTACCAGCAGGCCAAGGAGTTCGGCGACGAATATCCCGGCATTGCCGACCGCCTCGGCGGCCTGGTGCGTGACCGCATCGACCCGATGGTGTCCGGGCTGCTGGAGGGCACCGCCTTTCTCGCGGCGCGCGTACAGCTCAAGCTCAAGCATGAATTCCCCGAATTCACCTCCAATCTGCTCGAACAGCTGGTGCCGAATTATCTGGCGCCGACGCCGTCCTGCATCCTGGCCCGTTTCCAGCCCGCCTTCGGCGACACGGCACTGCGCGAAGGCAAGGCCATCGCGAAGGGCAGCTATATCGACGCGACCTATCAGCAGCGCGGCCGCCGCGTCGCCTGCCGCTATCGGCTCGCTTCCGATGTCACGCTCTGGCCCTTCGAGATCACCGGCGCGGAGTATTTCGCCACGCCCGCCGCCCTGCAGGGCCTTGGCATCCCGATCGACCGGCGGGCGCTGGCAGGCCTGCGCATCGGCCTGACCCACCGCACCACGCCACGCCGCGACGACGAACCTTCCGACACTGAGGCCAAGGCGAAGCCCGAATGCTGGTTTTCCGGCACGAAGCTCGAGACGCTGCCCTTCTATCTCACCGGCGCGGAGCCGGACGCCCACGTGCTCTATGAGCACATCATGGCGCGCTGCATCGGCGTGTTCCTGCGCTATCTCGACCCGTTCGGGGATCCGGTCGCCGTGCCCTTGCCGCAGGATTGCCTGCGGCAGATCGGCATGGATGAGGAGGAGGCGCTGTTGCCGCATGACGCCCGGATCTTCCGGGGCTTCGACCTGCTGCGTGAATATTTCATGTTCCCGCGCAAATTCCTCGGCTTCACGCTGGGTGGGCTGAAAGCCGCCCGCCCGTCGCTCGCGGCGCGCAACATCGAGATCGTCATGGTCTTCGACGAGGCGAGCCCGCGGCTCGGCAGCATCGTCGATGGCAACGCCTTCTCGCTCTACACCAGCCCCGCGGTGAACCTGTTCGAGATGGGCACTGACCGCATTCCGATGAAGACCAATGTCCACGAGCACCATGTCGTGCCGGACCGCAGCCGCTATCTCGAATTCGAACCGCACCGCATCGTCGAGGTCTTCGCGCATTTCGCCGGCGGGCGGGAGAAGGTGCCGGTGCGCCCGCTCTACTCCTCCTCGCTCGAAAGTGGCGATGAATCCGGGCTGTTCTACACCATCCGCCGCCTGCCCCGGCGCCGCTCGATCGAGGAGAAGCAGCGCGGCGCGGCCTCAGACTATATCGGCACGGACATGTTCATCTCGCTGACCGAGAAGCCGGGCACGGATCTCGTCGCGCGCGTCGTCGAGCTCAGCATCCGCGCCTTCTGCAGCAACCGGCATCTGGCCGAGCAATTGCCGGTCGGCAGCAGCGGCGCCGATTTCCGCCTGCCCGAGGACCAGACGCTCGACATCGTCTGCACGGCGGGGCCGACGCCGCCGCGCGAGCCCGTCGCCTCCTATCTGCGCAGCCGCGGCGAGACCGCCCATACCGGGACCGTGACCTGGCGCTTGATCAACATGCTCAGCCTCAACCATCTCGGCCTGCTCGAGCGCGGCGGCGGCAAGGACGGGCGGGCGCTGCGCGAGACGCTCGCCCTCTTCGCCGACCTCGCGGACGCCGCCACCGAACGGCGTATCCGCGGGACGCGTTCGCTTGACAGCCGCCCCGTGGTCAGGCGCGTGCGCCATCGCGCGGGGCTGGGCGCGGCGCGCGGCACCGAGGTCACCGTGACGCTGGACGAGAAGGCCTTCGAGGGCTCGGGCGCCTTCCTGCTAGGAGCCATCCTCGACCGCTTCTTCGCCGAATATGCCGGCATGAACCACTTCACCCAGACCGTGATCCGCACGGTCGAGCGCGGCGAGATCGCGCGCTGGCCGCCTCGCGCCGGATCGAGGAGGGTGCTGTGA
- the tssE gene encoding type VI secretion system baseplate subunit TssE yields MSRKKSVSLRIPLMSAFRAAAEAKDTRKAVDLRDEAGERVLAGRLVTGRAAISESRLRSELSRDLGTLLNTVNLESSFDFGPNEAVRRSILNYGLPDISHRTIDEAGIENIDQEIKDALLLYEPRLVRQSLHVERDTSIAVHELAIRFIVRADMVADPVNVPVEFFAEMQAGSGKIMVSRL; encoded by the coding sequence ATGAGTCGCAAGAAATCGGTCAGCCTGCGGATTCCGCTGATGTCGGCCTTTCGCGCCGCAGCGGAGGCAAAGGACACCAGGAAGGCCGTCGATCTGCGCGATGAGGCCGGTGAACGCGTCCTGGCCGGGCGGCTCGTGACCGGCCGCGCCGCGATCTCGGAAAGCCGGTTGCGCAGCGAATTGTCGCGCGATCTCGGCACGCTCTTGAACACCGTCAACCTGGAATCATCCTTCGATTTCGGTCCCAACGAGGCCGTTCGCCGGTCGATTCTCAATTACGGCCTGCCCGACATCTCGCATCGCACGATCGACGAGGCGGGCATCGAGAATATCGACCAGGAGATCAAGGACGCGCTGCTGCTCTATGAGCCGCGGCTCGTCCGGCAGTCGCTGCATGTCGAGCGCGACACGTCGATCGCGGTGCATGAACTGGCGATCCGCTTCATCGTGCGCGCCGACATGGTGGCGGACCCGGTCAATGTCCCCGTCGAGTTCTTCGCCGAGATGCAGGCGGGCTCGGGCAAGATCATGGTCAGCCGCCTCTAG
- a CDS encoding Hcp family type VI secretion system effector, whose protein sequence is MAEDIFLKIESDKVDGESADKGHKGELEIQSWSWGVSNAGSAHRGTGAGTGKASFSDASFMMTMDKAAPILMQSSGTGVHHKKCTLTQRRAGGKEQVEFIKLTMEDVLVSSVQLSSSSQDAMVSFTLNFAKFKIEYTPQAASGGKDAKTEFSYNIAENATA, encoded by the coding sequence ATGGCCGAAGACATCTTTCTCAAGATCGAATCCGACAAAGTCGACGGCGAGTCGGCCGACAAGGGGCACAAGGGCGAACTTGAGATCCAAAGCTGGAGTTGGGGCGTCTCCAACGCCGGCAGCGCTCATAGAGGTACTGGAGCGGGAACAGGCAAGGCTTCGTTCTCGGACGCCTCGTTCATGATGACGATGGACAAGGCAGCTCCCATTCTGATGCAGAGCTCTGGAACGGGCGTCCACCACAAGAAATGCACGCTGACGCAGCGAAGGGCCGGCGGTAAGGAGCAGGTGGAATTTATCAAATTGACGATGGAGGACGTGCTCGTCAGTTCGGTCCAGCTGAGCAGTTCATCGCAGGACGCGATGGTGAGCTTCACGCTCAACTTTGCCAAATTCAAGATCGAGTATACGCCGCAGGCTGCATCGGGCGGTAAGGACGCAAAGACTGAATTCAGCTATAACATTGCCGAGAACGCCACGGCCTGA
- the tssC gene encoding type VI secretion system contractile sheath large subunit has protein sequence MATELKSATQTGQTETRDVDEFASLLKQSFKPRSERAATEVENAVSTLVQQALADQSLVKDDVLDTIEEMIAQLDKKLSEQVNAIIHAPEFQQIESAWRGLNYLVMNTETDVTLKIRVMNISKNELSRTLKLYPGAKWDQSPLFKKVYEHEFGQLGGEPYGCLIGDYYFSHLPQDVQLLRDISKVAASAHAPFFAAAGPTLMGMDSWNELANPRDLGKIFETPDYAAWRSLRDSDDSCYAGLCMPRVLSRLPYGAKSEPVEEFGFEEDTDGHTGSNYAWMNASYAMAVNINRAFKEWGWCTRIRGVQSGGEVVNLPTHTFPSDDGGIDLKCPTEIAISDRREAELAKAGLIPLIHRKNSDKAAFIGAQSLYKPKKYDNNVDATASSNLRSRLPYMFAVSRFAHYLKCMVRDKIGATMEEEQLTLWLQDWINQYVDGAPATSTEQTKARKPLAAASVQIRPDEENPGYYSARFLLRPHYQLEGMDVSLSLVSRLPQKS, from the coding sequence ATGGCTACCGAGCTCAAATCCGCTACCCAGACCGGGCAGACCGAAACGCGCGATGTCGATGAGTTCGCCTCGCTGTTGAAGCAGAGCTTCAAACCGCGCAGCGAACGCGCCGCGACCGAGGTCGAGAACGCGGTCTCGACGCTGGTCCAGCAGGCGCTGGCCGATCAGTCGCTGGTCAAGGACGACGTTCTCGACACGATCGAGGAGATGATCGCGCAGCTCGACAAGAAGCTCTCCGAGCAGGTCAACGCGATCATCCACGCGCCGGAATTCCAGCAGATCGAGAGCGCCTGGCGCGGGCTGAACTATCTCGTGATGAACACCGAGACGGACGTTACGCTCAAGATCCGCGTGATGAACATCTCGAAGAACGAGTTGTCGCGCACGCTGAAGCTCTATCCCGGCGCGAAATGGGACCAGAGCCCGCTGTTCAAGAAAGTCTACGAGCATGAATTCGGCCAGCTCGGCGGCGAGCCCTATGGCTGCCTGATCGGCGACTATTATTTCAGCCATCTACCGCAGGACGTGCAGCTGCTGCGCGACATCAGCAAGGTCGCGGCCTCCGCGCATGCGCCATTCTTCGCGGCCGCCGGCCCGACATTGATGGGCATGGATTCGTGGAACGAGCTCGCCAATCCGCGCGATCTCGGCAAAATCTTCGAGACGCCCGATTACGCCGCCTGGCGCTCGCTGCGGGATTCCGACGATTCCTGCTATGCTGGCCTGTGCATGCCGCGCGTGCTGTCTCGCCTGCCCTATGGCGCGAAATCCGAGCCGGTCGAGGAATTCGGCTTCGAGGAGGACACCGACGGCCATACCGGTTCGAACTATGCCTGGATGAACGCCTCCTATGCGATGGCGGTGAACATCAACCGGGCCTTCAAGGAATGGGGCTGGTGCACGCGCATTCGCGGCGTCCAGTCGGGCGGCGAAGTCGTCAACCTGCCGACGCACACCTTCCCGAGCGATGATGGCGGCATCGACCTGAAATGCCCCACCGAAATCGCGATCAGCGACCGGCGCGAGGCCGAGCTCGCCAAGGCCGGCCTGATCCCGCTGATCCACAGGAAGAATTCCGACAAGGCAGCCTTCATCGGCGCGCAGTCGCTCTACAAGCCGAAGAAATACGACAACAACGTCGATGCGACGGCGTCGTCGAACCTTCGCTCGCGCCTGCCATACATGTTCGCGGTCTCGCGTTTCGCGCATTATCTGAAATGCATGGTGCGCGACAAGATCGGCGCGACGATGGAAGAAGAGCAGCTCACCCTGTGGCTGCAGGACTGGATCAATCAATATGTCGATGGTGCGCCGGCGACATCGACCGAACAGACCAAGGCGCGCAAGCCGCTGGCCGCGGCCAGCGTGCAGATTCGTCCCGATGAGGAAAACCCCGGCTACTACTCGGCCCGCTTCCTATTGCGCCCCCATTATCAGCTCGAGGGCATGGATGTGAGCCTGAGTCTGGTCTCGCGACTTCCGCAGAAATCCTGA
- the tssB gene encoding type VI secretion system contractile sheath small subunit produces MSDSGQKFIRRNRAPRVHISYDDPYDANRKIEIPFVMGVMADLSGNYAGAEKPDVADRGFLDIDMDNFENRMAAIEPGVTFRVDNKLGETPSGEKLQVALRFSKMADFSPAAVARQVPAVAKLLEAREQLANLKSYMDGKAGAEAKLRELLSDPKLMAALSERTKPASEDEKS; encoded by the coding sequence ATGTCCGACAGCGGCCAGAAGTTCATCCGACGAAACCGAGCGCCTCGGGTTCACATCAGTTACGATGACCCGTACGACGCCAACCGTAAGATCGAGATTCCGTTCGTCATGGGCGTAATGGCGGATCTGTCCGGAAACTATGCCGGCGCAGAAAAACCCGATGTGGCGGATCGCGGTTTCCTCGACATCGACATGGACAACTTCGAGAACCGCATGGCGGCGATCGAGCCCGGCGTCACCTTCCGGGTCGACAACAAGCTCGGCGAGACGCCATCGGGCGAAAAGCTCCAGGTCGCGCTGCGTTTCTCGAAGATGGCCGATTTCAGCCCCGCCGCCGTGGCGCGTCAGGTGCCGGCCGTCGCCAAGCTGCTGGAGGCGCGCGAGCAACTCGCCAACCTCAAGAGCTACATGGACGGGAAAGCCGGCGCGGAAGCCAAGCTGCGTGAATTGCTGAGCGATCCGAAACTGATGGCGGCGCTGAGCGAGCGCACCAAACCAGCCTCCGAAGACGAGAAATCCTAA
- a CDS encoding ImpA family type VI secretion system protein, with amino-acid sequence MTVDLATALGEAIEEDAPCGPDLDLAYDPDYSLFVARAEGLLPEKSFFDFDRAKNDLTKESSAVEALLGRTRDLRLLVLLAKLRILNRELGGFVAALTAMAALLRARWEHVHPAAEEGDFGLRIVVIESLDDTTSIIMPLLHAPLTVSRRIGPVNYRMVQIAQGEATAREGEPAPDLQAVETAFSDGDMAGLIQNRDLVVAALAALAEMEACVEEQNAGSLSLGRLKPTLDKIKAALDGAIVKRDPGAALAPQATGSAEANGAAPDAAGPTPAMPLDTSAGVRRALLVAELYFRTREPSSPALLLVAQARQLVGKGLAESVQLLVPEHAGDATINVGGRMVFDLPIERLATLVEAGNDSETAAEEADPPAAGSRREALDILQQVATHLRAREPSSAIPLLCERARSMAERDFMSLLREMLPERAFRNLDES; translated from the coding sequence ATGACAGTGGACCTCGCCACGGCCCTGGGCGAAGCGATCGAGGAGGACGCACCCTGCGGCCCCGACCTCGACCTCGCCTACGACCCCGATTACAGCCTGTTCGTCGCGCGGGCAGAGGGTCTGCTCCCGGAGAAATCCTTCTTCGACTTCGATCGCGCCAAGAACGACCTGACGAAAGAAAGCAGCGCCGTCGAGGCCCTGCTGGGGCGCACCCGCGATCTGCGCCTGCTCGTCCTGCTCGCGAAGCTGCGCATCCTCAACCGCGAGCTCGGCGGCTTCGTCGCGGCCCTGACGGCGATGGCGGCCTTGCTGCGCGCGCGCTGGGAGCATGTCCACCCCGCCGCCGAGGAGGGCGATTTCGGCCTGCGCATCGTGGTCATCGAATCGCTCGACGACACGACGAGCATCATCATGCCCTTGCTGCACGCGCCGTTGACGGTCAGCCGGCGCATCGGACCGGTCAACTACCGGATGGTCCAGATCGCGCAGGGCGAGGCCACCGCCCGCGAGGGCGAGCCGGCGCCGGATCTGCAGGCGGTGGAAACGGCCTTCAGCGACGGCGACATGGCCGGGCTGATCCAGAACCGCGACCTGGTCGTCGCGGCGCTAGCCGCGCTGGCCGAGATGGAAGCCTGCGTCGAGGAGCAGAATGCCGGCAGCCTCAGCCTCGGAAGACTCAAGCCCACGCTCGACAAGATCAAAGCCGCGCTCGACGGCGCCATCGTCAAGCGCGATCCGGGCGCCGCGCTGGCGCCGCAGGCCACGGGCAGCGCGGAGGCAAACGGCGCAGCCCCGGACGCCGCGGGCCCCACGCCCGCCATGCCGCTCGACACGTCGGCCGGCGTCCGCCGCGCCCTGCTCGTCGCCGAGCTCTACTTCCGGACCCGCGAGCCATCGAGCCCGGCGCTTCTCCTGGTCGCCCAGGCGCGCCAGCTCGTCGGCAAGGGGCTCGCTGAAAGCGTTCAGCTCCTAGTTCCCGAGCATGCCGGCGATGCGACCATCAATGTCGGCGGCCGCATGGTCTTCGATCTCCCGATCGAGCGCCTGGCCACCTTGGTCGAGGCGGGAAACGACAGCGAGACGGCCGCCGAGGAGGCCGATCCGCCTGCGGCAGGCAGCCGGCGCGAAGCGCTCGACATCCTTCAGCAAGTCGCGACGCATCTGCGCGCACGCGAACCGTCAAGCGCCATTCCCTTGCTGTGCGAGCGTGCTCGTTCGATGGCCGAACGCGATTTCATGTCACTTTTAAGAGAAATGCTACCGGAGCGCGCATTTCGGAACCTGGATGAAAGTTGA
- a CDS encoding type VI secretion system Vgr family protein: MSRHPSQANRPAILKTPFGGDVLVFHRLDANEGLSELFEYRIEALSTKDNLDFDTALGQQCHLEINVAEYKGSIVTRKKKRYFSGILVEAQWLGMQEDLYLYRLTLRPWLWLLGQTANCKIFHNQMVDKIIEKVLRDGQLGELRLDIKSYPKLEYCVQYRETNLAFVNRLMEEYGICYYFEHEAGSHRLVLADQASSHKPIQGTETIPFRPSQEANNRHEFEHIEHWMVERRFRTGKITFRDYNYEKPDADMQAEEQTSETYQHSKLEVYDYPGRYLKNGDGKTLAKVKLESEQAADRRRIASGDAVTLYPGGLTTLERHRADSENKQFLVVRATHSFVSLQAYRSGTNGGEHDYSGQYEFQLADRPFKPPQLTDKPTIFGPQTARVVGEKGEEIDVDDQGRILVKFHWDRDDEHLYRVRVAQVWAGDSWGGSFIPRIDQEVIVEFLEGDIDRPLVVGTVYNGKHKMPFGTKANKNINGIKSDTTTGGNGYNQLTFDDTKKAEKVEFRAEKFLDTLVRDTETRNIGEDFSSEKGEASRNITLKKGDDNLKVETGNQVVDVNKEILIKAGQKITLKVGGSTIVMDQQSITLKAITIKVEASADLDMKGTTTQLKGSAVLTITGGLVKIN, translated from the coding sequence ATGAGCCGACATCCTAGCCAGGCCAACCGACCTGCGATCCTGAAGACGCCGTTCGGCGGTGATGTCCTGGTCTTCCATCGGCTCGACGCCAATGAGGGGCTGAGCGAGCTGTTCGAATATCGTATCGAGGCCTTGAGCACGAAGGACAATCTGGACTTCGACACTGCGCTCGGCCAGCAATGCCATCTTGAGATCAATGTTGCCGAGTACAAAGGCAGTATCGTAACGCGCAAGAAGAAGCGTTACTTCAGCGGCATCCTGGTCGAGGCGCAATGGCTCGGCATGCAGGAGGATTTATATCTCTACCGCCTGACGTTGCGGCCCTGGCTCTGGTTGCTGGGGCAGACCGCCAATTGCAAGATCTTCCACAACCAGATGGTCGACAAGATCATCGAGAAGGTCCTGCGCGACGGACAGCTGGGCGAGCTCAGGCTCGACATCAAATCCTATCCGAAACTCGAATACTGCGTTCAGTATCGGGAGACGAACCTCGCCTTCGTCAACAGGCTGATGGAGGAATACGGCATCTGCTACTATTTCGAGCATGAGGCCGGGAGCCATCGGCTGGTGCTGGCCGATCAGGCGTCGTCGCATAAGCCGATCCAGGGGACGGAAACCATTCCGTTCCGGCCGTCGCAGGAGGCCAACAACCGGCACGAGTTCGAGCATATCGAGCATTGGATGGTCGAGCGCCGTTTCCGCACCGGCAAGATCACCTTTCGCGACTATAATTACGAGAAGCCCGACGCGGACATGCAGGCGGAGGAGCAGACCTCGGAAACCTATCAGCACTCCAAGCTGGAGGTTTACGACTATCCCGGCCGCTATCTCAAGAATGGCGACGGCAAGACGCTGGCCAAGGTCAAGCTCGAATCAGAACAGGCCGCGGACCGGCGCCGGATTGCCTCTGGCGATGCCGTGACGCTCTATCCCGGCGGCTTGACCACGCTGGAGCGCCATCGCGCCGACAGCGAGAACAAGCAGTTCCTCGTCGTCAGGGCGACGCATTCCTTCGTCTCTCTGCAAGCCTATCGCTCCGGCACGAATGGCGGCGAGCACGACTATTCCGGGCAATACGAGTTCCAGCTCGCCGACCGGCCGTTCAAGCCGCCGCAGCTCACGGACAAGCCGACGATCTTCGGCCCGCAGACGGCGCGCGTCGTCGGCGAGAAGGGCGAGGAAATCGATGTCGACGATCAGGGCCGCATCCTCGTCAAATTCCATTGGGATCGCGACGACGAGCATCTCTACCGGGTCCGCGTCGCGCAGGTCTGGGCCGGAGATTCCTGGGGCGGTTCCTTCATCCCGCGCATCGACCAGGAGGTGATCGTCGAGTTCCTGGAGGGCGACATCGACCGCCCGCTGGTCGTCGGCACCGTCTATAACGGTAAGCACAAGATGCCGTTCGGCACCAAGGCCAACAAGAACATCAACGGCATCAAATCGGACACGACGACGGGCGGCAATGGCTATAACCAGCTGACTTTCGACGACACCAAGAAGGCCGAAAAGGTCGAATTCCGCGCCGAGAAGTTTCTCGACACACTGGTCCGGGACACCGAGACCCGCAATATCGGCGAGGATTTTTCGAGCGAAAAAGGCGAGGCCTCGCGCAACATCACTCTCAAGAAGGGCGATGACAACCTCAAGGTCGAGACCGGCAACCAGGTTGTCGATGTCAATAAGGAAATCCTGATCAAGGCGGGCCAGAAGATCACGCTCAAGGTGGGTGGTTCGACGATCGTGATGGACCAACAGAGCATCACCTTGAAAGCGATCACCATCAAAGTCGAGGCTTCTGCGGATCTCGACATGAAAGGCACGACGACGCAGCTCAAGGGCAGCGCGGTCCTGACGATCACGGGCGGCTTGGTGAAGATCAACTAA
- a CDS encoding DUF6931 family protein: MRQDRFLTARDVFEAFPTAGEDIEAAPSDATPHDFLVGLIDSKTPEDAISFCAYLLPRREAVWWGCSCVRGLADERERQQIEQNRAFQAAELWVKDPQQSRRIEALRIGFAGVRADASTWLALGAAWSGGDMADNPHVPVIAPSHLTAKAIRAAVLIALARNATQERRARLTICIDHGLKLLQRRPG, translated from the coding sequence ATGCGCCAAGACCGCTTTCTCACAGCGCGCGATGTCTTCGAGGCTTTTCCGACTGCGGGAGAGGATATCGAGGCTGCCCCCAGTGACGCCACACCGCACGATTTCCTCGTCGGGCTGATCGACAGCAAGACGCCGGAGGACGCGATCAGCTTCTGCGCCTATCTCCTGCCGAGGCGCGAGGCGGTCTGGTGGGGCTGCTCCTGCGTGCGCGGGCTCGCCGATGAGCGCGAGCGCCAGCAGATCGAGCAGAACCGGGCTTTCCAGGCCGCTGAACTCTGGGTCAAGGATCCGCAGCAGTCGCGCCGGATCGAGGCCCTGCGCATTGGCTTTGCCGGCGTGCGTGCCGACGCCAGCACCTGGCTAGCACTGGGCGCCGCCTGGTCCGGCGGCGATATGGCCGACAACCCCCACGTTCCGGTGATAGCCCCGTCGCATCTGACGGCCAAGGCGATCCGCGCGGCAGTCCTGATCGCCCTGGCTCGGAACGCGACTCAGGAGCGCCGCGCCAGGCTGACGATCTGCATCGACCATGGCTTGAAGCTCCTGCAACGCCGCCCGGGCTGA